A region of the Pseudarthrobacter phenanthrenivorans Sphe3 genome:
GGCCGTGACCACTCCTATGGGGGTGAGCAGCGGGTCCATGGCAATGGGCTCAATCACCGGGCTGATGACACCCAGGGTTCCAGTGGTGGAAGCGAAGGCTGACACGATGGCCACCACGTAGCTGGCGATCAGCGCCGCGAGGGAGCTGTTGCCCAGGCCGGCGATGCCTTCCTGGAGTTCCTTCAGTGCACCCATTTCTTCCAGCATCCCCACGTAGGTGACGATGCCGGTAACCAGGATAATGGCCGACCACGGCATGCTCTCCACCGCCGGCTTCTGCACGTTGGGGTTGAGCACGATCAGTACCGCCGCGATGACCAGCGAGGCCACTCCCACATCAAGTCCCAGGACGGTGGTGAGCACCAGCAAGGAGGCGATACCCACCAGTGTGAGGATACGCATGGGGGTTGCGGCGACCTTCTCCGGGCGGGTCCTGGTCCCGGCGGCCACGGAAGTCTGTGCCGGTGCGGTGAGTACGGCCGTTCCGGCACCGCCGGAACCTGAAACACCGTCGCCCGAGGGTGCGTCAGCGCCGCCGTCGTTCTTTATGGCACTCTCACCGCCGTCCGCGTGACGTGCGCCCGCCTTGGCCGCCCGGCGCTTCATGATGGCCTGCACCAGGACGTAGGCGATCACGGCCAGGATGGCGTTGAAGATGAAGCAGTAGGCGTAGAGCTTGAATGATCCGTCTGCGGCGCCGGCGCCCTCCAACATCTTGTTGCCCAGGACGCCGAACGGGTTGACGGGCGAGAACGCGCCGGCGTTCGCGCCCTGGACGATGACCAGGCCCATGGCTAGGGTGCTGATGCCGAACCGCATGCCCAGCGCCAGGCCCACCGGGGCGACGATGGCGATGGCGGCGGGGGTGAAGGCGCCGGCGGAAGCCAGGGCCGCGGTCAGCAGGAACATCAGGATGGGGACCAGGATTTTCCGGTCGCCGGCGAGCCGTTCAGCCCAATAGGCCAGCAGGTCGATGGTGCCGTTGATCCTAACAATGGCGAACAGGAGGGTAGCGCCCACCAGGATGAAGAAAAGCCCGGCGGGGAACTGTCCGATGACGTCCTTGACGGACATCCCGGCCAGGAGGGTGCCCACGCCGAAGGCGGCGACCGTGGCCAGCAGTCCGGCGTTGATCTTGGTGAAGGAACCTATGGCGAAGGCCACCACCAGCACCAGGAACGCGATGAGTGACAGTGACATGGTGCCCGCCTACGCCTTCGCCGGGGCGAGGACGCCGGCGCCGGACAGCAGGCTGCCCGCTCCGGTGATGGCGGGCTGGTGGCCCAGGGCCTTGAGGACCTCGTAGGTGGTGGCCGTGGCCGCCGTGATGACCGGGAGTCCCAGCTCGTCCTCCACAGCCTGGACCGCGGCGAGTGACGGCATTTGGACACAGGCGGAGAGGACGACGGCGTCTGCGCCTTCGCGCTTTAGGCTGCGGGCCAGCGCGGGCAGGTTCTGCGGGTCCAGGCAGCCGACTTCGAGGTTGTCCGCAACTTCGAGGCTGATGGCGTCCAGCACCGTGATGCCCGACCCCTCGATGTAGTCCACCACCATCTTGGTCAGTGGC
Encoded here:
- a CDS encoding SLC13 family permease; this translates as MSLSLIAFLVLVVAFAIGSFTKINAGLLATVAAFGVGTLLAGMSVKDVIGQFPAGLFFILVGATLLFAIVRINGTIDLLAYWAERLAGDRKILVPILMFLLTAALASAGAFTPAAIAIVAPVGLALGMRFGISTLAMGLVIVQGANAGAFSPVNPFGVLGNKMLEGAGAADGSFKLYAYCFIFNAILAVIAYVLVQAIMKRRAAKAGARHADGGESAIKNDGGADAPSGDGVSGSGGAGTAVLTAPAQTSVAAGTRTRPEKVAATPMRILTLVGIASLLVLTTVLGLDVGVASLVIAAVLIVLNPNVQKPAVESMPWSAIILVTGIVTYVGMLEEMGALKELQEGIAGLGNSSLAALIASYVVAIVSAFASTTGTLGVISPVIEPIAMDPLLTPIGVVTAIAISSSVVDVSPMSTSGALLMASAQPKDERMFFRALLLWAIAMIGVVPLLVWFVFVHLGLG